Within the Solibacillus silvestris genome, the region ATTTCCCAAAATACCGGGCAGCAAGTGCAGCGATTTTTTCAATATTACGAAGCTATACCGATTTAGTGGAGCCTGTTTCGATTGATGAAGGCTATTTGGATGTAACGGAACGCTCCAAATCACAGCATCCGCTCCAGTTGGCCGAAGAGATTCAGGAGCGCATTTTACATGAGCTCGATCTACCATGCTCCATTGGTATTGCGCCAAACAAGTTCCTAGCAAAAACGGCATCGAACATGAAAAAGCCGCTCGGAATCACTATCCTCAGAATTCGCGAGCTACCGGAGCTTTTGTGGCCGCAGGAAGTTGTGACAATGCATGGTGTAGGGGAAAAAACAGCGAAGAAGCTGAATGGACTCCAAATTTTTACGATTGGTGATTTGGCACAAGCGGATGAACGGCTGTTGATCAGGAATTTAGGGAAAAACGGAGCTCGCCTGATTAAACGGGCAAACGGTATTGATTCGCGGCCGGTTGATCCCAATGCGATATTTGATACGAAAAGCGTCGGGAATTCGACGACGCTTCCAAGGGATGAGACGGAATATTATATTTTGAAAGAAACGTTCGAAAAGCTGAGCAGAAGTGTCGCTGAGCGTCTGAAAGTGAAGTATTTGGCCGGGACAACGGTGACCATTCAAATACGCAATTTTGACTGGCAGAATGCTTCACGAAGTAAAACATTGCGGAATGCAGTCAGTCAGGCCGATGAAATATTTGAAATCGCCTGGAAGCTGTTTACCGAAAACTGGGATGAGACACCTGTCCGACTTATCGGTATTACCGTTTCAAATGTTGTTGATCAATCCGAATTGACCCAACAGCTTAGTCTGTTTAATTTTGAACAGCATATTAAAGACGAGCCTATTTTGGAACTGGTCGATAATATTGAGAAGAAATTCGGAAAAGGGGCCATTAAACGTGGTGTCCGGGTGAAATCAAAAAGTTACGCATCGAAAACAAGCTTCAGCAAGGATTTTCTGGAAGATCATACGAATTAAACGCAAGCTGTATTAAAGATAAACTTTAATACAGCTTGCAATGTTTATGGAAACATAGTGCGGTTGGCAGACCTTTCAGAGCGTCATTAGACGTGGGCCAGTAACCCAGCGTTTCACGCGCAGAGAAAGGGGCTGGGACAGAAGTAGAAATTTCATAAGCTAAGGAGAAAAACCTTATTAAGAAACGGATATTTTATAAAATTGATTGGAATGGAGGGCGAGTGTAGCTGACGGCTACGCCTTTCGCTACAAGCAAAGCTTCCTGCGGGAATAGCGTGACGCCTGAGACTACAGGCTCAGGCCACGCCCGCGGAAAGCGTCCCGAAATGGAAATCAATTTTTACGCTCAGCAAAAAAATGCCATTTTTCTCTAAGAGAAAAATGGCATTTTTGGGTTATGTCCCACCCTCTTTTATTAAATTCTCACAAACGCATACATAGTATTGTGAGAATAATTTTCATTTAGTTAGGTAACTACGAAAGACCCATGTTATAATAGGATTGATATTATGCTTCAGGAGGACACTATGCGTATTCATCCGATCCGATTTTTACGAATAATGGGCTTACTCGATGGGATTTCGCTCATTACATTACTACTTATTTCCATGCCGCTTAAGTATTTCGCGGATTTACCGCAATTTGTGACGGTAAACGGCAGTGTACACGGCGGTATTTTTATAGCTTATTTTCTCGCAATCGTCATTGTGCAACTGCGCATTCAATGGCATATCGGCTGGTCAATTTTAAGTGTGTTAGTCGCATTTATCCCATTCGGCAATTTTCTGTTCGACTATCAACTGAAAAAAATGCAACCGACTTTACATACAAAGCCGTTTCCGAAACAATGGCTCGTTTATGCCATCATTTTCTTTTCCTTTTTCGATCTGTTCGTCCAGTTGCCGATAATGAGCACTTATGCATTGTCGGTCGGCGCGACAACGTTTGTTGCGGGGATTGTTGTCGGTCTTTATTCATTTATGAATACGTTCGGCAATATTTTTTCTGGTATTTTTACTGATAAAATTGGGCCATTTCACATTTTAGTATTTGGCCTGTTTACGTCTGCAATTTCGTTGTTATGCTACCAGCTTGTTGATAATGCGACGGTCCTTTTAATCGTTCGCTGTATTCATGGGTTCAGTAGCGGGTTTATCACTCCGGCTGCCTTTACATTACTTGCGAATATGCGTGCATCCAACGAACAGGGGAGTGGAAGCGCGGTTACAGGCTCGTTTGTCGGCATTGCGGCGATTGTCGGTCCGGCTTCAAGCGGAATTTTAGCAAGCAAAATTTCCGTGCCGAATGTGCTTGGAATTGTTGCGCTGTTCGGCATTGTCTTATTGATAGGCTTGTTCCTGTTTTTACGCAAATCACCGTTACCGAAACGCGATAAGAAACAGGTCACCGAAAAGTTCAATTGGAACAGCGGTATTTTAAAAGCGTATGGCGGCGCATTTTTCCTTATGTTTTCTCAAGGTGTTCTTGCGTATTTGCTACCGATTTACGTGCAGGATTTAGGGTATGACTCACGTGTATCCGGTACATTACTAAGTGTATTCGGAATTGTCGCTGTCCTAATCTTTATATTACCGACGAACAAAATTTTCGACTATTTAAATCCGCAAGTGACATTGTTTGTTGGAGTACTATTACTCGGGCTTGCTCAGATCGGCATTGGTCTGGCAACAGAAATGTCCTGGCTGTATGCAATACTCGCAATTTACGGGATCGGGTTTGCATTTTTATTCCCTTCTATCAATGCCCTGTTAATTGATGCAACGACTGAACAAACTCGCGGCAAAGCATATGGTTATTTTTACGCGTTCTTCTCCATTGGGGTAGTCGCAGGGTCTTCACTATTAGG harbors:
- a CDS encoding DNA polymerase IV, giving the protein MAARIIFHLDMNSFYASVEQSHNPSLKGKPIAVAGNVKERRGIIVTSSYEARAKGIYTTMNVGEAKRKCPELLLLPPDFPKYRAASAAIFSILRSYTDLVEPVSIDEGYLDVTERSKSQHPLQLAEEIQERILHELDLPCSIGIAPNKFLAKTASNMKKPLGITILRIRELPELLWPQEVVTMHGVGEKTAKKLNGLQIFTIGDLAQADERLLIRNLGKNGARLIKRANGIDSRPVDPNAIFDTKSVGNSTTLPRDETEYYILKETFEKLSRSVAERLKVKYLAGTTVTIQIRNFDWQNASRSKTLRNAVSQADEIFEIAWKLFTENWDETPVRLIGITVSNVVDQSELTQQLSLFNFEQHIKDEPILELVDNIEKKFGKGAIKRGVRVKSKSYASKTSFSKDFLEDHTN
- a CDS encoding multidrug transporter, yielding MRIHPIRFLRIMGLLDGISLITLLLISMPLKYFADLPQFVTVNGSVHGGIFIAYFLAIVIVQLRIQWHIGWSILSVLVAFIPFGNFLFDYQLKKMQPTLHTKPFPKQWLVYAIIFFSFFDLFVQLPIMSTYALSVGATTFVAGIVVGLYSFMNTFGNIFSGIFTDKIGPFHILVFGLFTSAISLLCYQLVDNATVLLIVRCIHGFSSGFITPAAFTLLANMRASNEQGSGSAVTGSFVGIAAIVGPASSGILASKISVPNVLGIVALFGIVLLIGLFLFLRKSPLPKRDKKQVTEKFNWNSGILKAYGGAFFLMFSQGVLAYLLPIYVQDLGYDSRVSGTLLSVFGIVAVLIFILPTNKIFDYLNPQVTLFVGVLLLGLAQIGIGLATEMSWLYAILAIYGIGFAFLFPSINALLIDATTEQTRGKAYGYFYAFFSIGVVAGSSLLGALDLVGTSGFVFTGTLLFSFCIVVLFSFMKSGAAFVKVQHKEKMRHS